One window of the Sander lucioperca isolate FBNREF2018 chromosome 5, SLUC_FBN_1.2, whole genome shotgun sequence genome contains the following:
- the sbds gene encoding ribosome maturation protein SBDS — protein sequence MSIFTPTNQIRLTNVAVVRMKKGGKRFEIACYKNKVMNWRAGAEKDLDEVLQTSSVFVNVSKGQVAKKDDLTKCFGTDDLTEICKQILAKGELQVSDKERQSQLETMFRDIATIVAEKCVNPETKRPYTVNLIEQAMKDIHYSVKANKSTKQQALEVIRQLKESMEIQRAHMRLRLVLPAKEAKRLKEKLKTLLQVVESEDFDEELEMVCLVDPGCFREIDELIRCETKGRGTLEVLSLKDVEEGDEKF from the exons ATGTCTATATTTACGCCAACGAATCAAATACGGCTGACAAATGTGGCGGTGGTAAGGATGAAGAAAGGAGGGAAGCGATTTGAAATCGCCTGCTACAAGAATAAAGTTATGAACTGGAGAGCAGGAGC agagaAAGACCTGGATGAGGTTTTGCAGACAAGCTCAGTCTTCGTTAATGTGTCCAAAGGTCAGGTGGCTAAGAAGGATGACTTGACCAAATGTTTTGGGACAGATGATCTGACAGAAATCTGTAAACAG ATCCTGGCCAAAGGAGAGCTCCAAGTGTCAGACAAGGAAAGGCAGTCTCAGCTGGAGACAATGTTCAGGGACATTGCGACTATTGTGGCAGAGAAGTGTGTCAACCCTGAGACCAAGAGGCCGTATACAGTCAATCTCATTGAGCAGGCGATGAAGGACATCCACTACTCTGTAAAGGCCAACAAGAGCACTAAACAGCAG GCTCTAGAAGTGATCCGGCAGCTGAAGGAGTCCATGGAGATCCAGAGAGCCCACATGAGGCTGCGCTTGGTGCTGCCAGCCAAGGAGGCCAAGAGACTGAAGGAGAAGCTGAAGACTCTCCTGCAGGTTGTGGAGAGTGAAGACTTTGATGAGGAGCTGGAAATG GTGTGTCTGGTGGATCCCGGCTGCTTCAGGGAGATCGATGAGCTGATCCGCTGTGAGACTAAAGGCCGAGGTACTCTGGAGGTTCTTAGTCTGAAGGATGTGGAGGAGGGAGATGAGAAATTCTAG